The following are encoded together in the Zingiber officinale cultivar Zhangliang chromosome 8A, Zo_v1.1, whole genome shotgun sequence genome:
- the LOC122011975 gene encoding ABC transporter G family member 22-like, whose amino-acid sequence MDSADAGISRAKSLDLAPTSTPQSLSPTAIADTVPIVDGHGGTSLSRRSSFGKKLVGSSPGKKAAYHLKRTMSGQIKMEAEEVGGGASLSRASSASLGFSFSFTGFTALPGDIASDARYLSGDENGLDIETGKARKKMMLEPSYPIYLKFTDVRYKVILKRITTSTEKDILQGITGSARPGELLVLMGPSGSGKTSLLTLLGGRTIGHIIQGSITYNEEPYSKSLKGRIGFVTQDDVLFAHLTVRETLTYAALLRLPRTMSRQQKEERALNVITELGLERCQDTIVGGSFIRGVSGGERKRVCIGNEILVNPSLLFLDEPTSGLDSTTALRIVQVLAEIAESGKTVVTTIHQPSSRLFYRFDKLILLGKGSLLYFGRVSKAMSYFASIGCSPLIAMNPAEFLLELANGNMNDVTVPSELEDKLKSKESESDTGDGKLSPEDVLEYLVEAYETRVAEKKKKKILAPLPISEDLKAPVSSPKREWGTSWWQQYSILFWRGLKERRHDYLSWMRVTQVLAIAVILGLLWWHSNNNTTLRGLEDQAGLLFFISVFWGFFPVFTAIFTFPQERAMLNKERAEDMYSLSAYFMARTTSDLPLDLFLPVLFLLIVYFMAGLRLSIEHFFLSMLVVFLTIIAAQGLGLAIGASIMNIKKATTLASVTVMTFMLAGGFFVKRVPAFISWLRYLSFNYYSYRLLLKVQYDRLPPSFDIEKLDNGIKEVAVMIGMVFVYRFLAYISLRRMKLPN is encoded by the exons ATGGATTCAGCAGACGCCGGAATCAGCAGGGCCAAGTCGCTGGACTTGGCGCCGACGTCGACGCCACAAAGTCTGAGCCCCACAGCAATAGCTGACACAGTGCCAATTGTGGACGGCCATGGTGGCACGAGCTTGTCGAGGAGGTCGAGCTTTGGGAAGAAGTTGGTAGGGTCTTCGCCGGGGAAGAAGGCGGCCTACCACCTCAAAAGGACGATGAGCGGGCAAATCAAGATGGAGGCCGAAGAGGTCGGCGGTGGAGCGAGCCTGAGTCGAGCCTCCAGTGCAAGCTTGGGCTTCTCCTTCTCATTCACCGGCTTCACTGCACTTCCTGGAGACATTGCCTCTGATGCCAGATATTTAAGTGGCGATGAAAATG GGCTTGATATAGAGACTGGAAAAGCTAGGAAAAAAATGATGTTAGAGCCATCTTATCCCATATATCTGAAG TTCACAGATGTTAGATATAAGGTAATTCTCAAAAGAATAACAACTAGCACTGAGAAAGATATTCTGCAAGGAATTACAGGCTCTGCTAGACCTGGAGAACTCCTGGTTCTAATGGGGCCTTCTGGAAGTGGGAAAACTTCTCTGCTGACCCTCCTCGGTGGAAGAACCATAGGACATATCATTCAAGGATCGATCACTTACAATGAGGAACCATATTCCAAGTCCTTGAAGGGCAG GATCGGATTCGTGACTCAAGATGATGTTCTATTTGCGCATCTCACGGTAAGAGAAACGTTAACTTATGCTGCTCTTCTTAGACTCCCAAGGACCATGAGTAGGCAACAAAAGGAAGAGAGGGCCTTGAATGTCATCACTGAGCTTGGGCTTGAGAg ATGCCAAGATACCATTGTTGGAGGTTCCTTCATCAGAGGAGTTTCAGGTGGTGAGAGGAAGAGAGTGTGCATTGGGAATGAGATCCTTGTTAATCCATCCTTGTTGTTCCTTGATGAGCCCACATCAGGCCTTGATTCAACAACAGCATTACGAATAGTTCAAGTGCTGGCTGAGATAGCTGAG TCTGGCAAAACCGTGGTGACGACGATCCATCAACCGTCTAGCAGACTCTTTTACAGGTTTGACAAGCTGATCCTGCTCGGAAAGGGTAGCTTGCTCTACTTTGGGAGAGTATCAAAAGCTATGTCTTACTTTGCATCTATCGGATGCTCGCCTCTGATTGCAATGAACCCAGCAGAGTTCCTATTGGAACTTGCAAATGGAAACATGAACGACGTCACAGTACCTTCAGAATTGGAGGACAAATTGAAGTCGAAAGAATCGGAAAGCGACACGGGAGATGGCAAGCTATCACCAGAGGATGTGCTAGAG TACCTTGTGGAGGCTTATGAGACAAGAGTtgctgagaagaagaagaagaagatcctgGCTCCGCTTCCGATAAGCGAAGATCTGAAGGCCCCAGTTTCATCGCCCAAAAGGGAATGGGGAACGAGCTGGTGGCAGCAATACTCCATTCTTTTCTGGAGAGGATTGAAAGAAAGGAGACATGATTATTTGAGTTGGATGAGGGTCACTCAAGTTCTTGCAATTGCAGTCATTCTCGGCTTACTTTGGTGGCACTCCAATAACAATACAACTCTGAGGGGTTTAGAGGATCAG GCAGGCTTGCTGTTCTTCATATCTGTATTCTGGGGTTTCTTCCCTGTTTTCACAGCAATCTTCACATTTCCACAAGAAAGAGCAATGCTGAACAAAGAAAGGGCAGAAGACATGTACAGCCTAAGTGCATACTTCATGGCCAGGACAACAAGCGATCTGCCGCTAGATCTCTTCCTACCTGTACTGTTTTTGCTGATTGTCTATTTCATGGCAGGACTAAGACTTAGCATCGAACACTTTTTTCTCAGCATGCTTGTTGTATTTCTCACCATTATTGCTGCTCAG GGACTAGGGTTGGCTATTGGTGCTTCAATAATGAACATCAAGAAGGCAACTACTCTAGCTTCTGTGACAGTAATGACCTTCATGCTGGCTGGAGGATTTTTTGTCAAG AGAGTTCCTGCGTTCATCTCATGGCTCCGCTACCTGTCGTTTAACTATTACTCGTATCGGCTCCTCCTAAAGGTTCAATATGATCGTTTGCCACCCTCTTTTGATATCGAGAAACTGGACAATGGCATTAAAGAAGTTGCAGTGATGATCGGCATGGTGTTTGTTTATAGATTCTTAGCATATATTTCCTTGAGAAGAATGAAGCTGCCCAATTGA
- the LOC122012871 gene encoding myosin-binding protein 7-like, whose translation MDHRTAASGTCACSFPCCGNLSLRSLKRKMVVAEPSAMNKEFARVEIEEEAAVLREALVAQQQSVQLLGAELEEERSAAASAATEAMSMIIRLQREKSEALMEVRQFKRLTEEKMEHYRREISALEDLIFEQEQTINSLSCQLQAHRHGLLSYGMSIPVVPLTEPMTPDTNADFSCYVYPPLLCNSPDEDAPVDLEKCDDPSEQLLKFEESICRVERKPSRDHLGKVTEKRVVVGHSPPQGMHVRKLSLDSCASSLEFVKEFPITMDHAFDGGGRYDMTDKICTVDTMRVAAEEYENSPRDVQNMDMYGSDAQVEIRRLYKRLESLEVDRESIRKTLISMGADKAPAVLLQEIAQQLREDVVPEKKSIKDQSFFRRFSIMLAFKIVMSFVFKRKKPTQIRHSFGVSANNAGLLLLLHKSSHATSQWHLARIQGKFPTFAARHEHLELDLSM comes from the exons ATGGATCATCGAACGGCCGCTTCCGGTACTTGCGCGTGTTCCTTCCCCTGTTGCGGCAATTTGTCTCTCCGCTCCCTCAAGCGGAAGATGGTAGTCGCCGAGCCCTCCGCCATGAACAAAGAGTTTGCTCGGGTGGAGATTGAGGAGGAGGCGGCGGTCCTCCGTGAGGCCCTTGTTGCCCAGCAGCAGTCCGTCCAGTTGCTTGGCGCTGAGCTCGAGGAGGAGAGGAGCGCCGCAGCCTCGGCAGCGACAGAGGCCATGTCGATGATCATCCGGCTCCAGCGAGAGAAGTCGGAGGCCCTGATGGAGGTGCGGCAGTTCAAGCGCTTGACGGAGGAGAAGATGGAGCACTACCGGAGGGAGATCTCCGCCCTCGAGGACCTCATCTTCGAGCAGGAGCAGACCATCAATTCCCTCTCCTGCCAACTTCAGGCCCACCGCCATGGTCTCCTCAGCTACGGCATGAGTATTCCCGTTGTCCCTCTTACCGAGCCGATGACACCAGACACTAACGCAGATTTCTCATGCTACGTGTACCCTCCCTTACTGTGCAACTCGCCTGACGAGGATGCTCCGGTTGATCTTGAGAAGTGCGATGATCCCAGCGAGCAGCTGCTAAAGTTTGAGGAGAGCATCTGCCGGGTTGAACGGAAGCCAAGCAGAGATCATTTGGGTAAGGTAACAGAGAAAAGAGTGGTAGTGGGGCATTCACCTCCCCAGGGGATGCATGTTAGGAAGTTGTCTCTCGATAGCTGCGCTTCGAGCCTGGAATTTGTTAAGGAGTTCCCAATTACCATGGACCATGCATTTGATGGCGGAGGAAGGTATGACATGACTGATAAAATTTGTACAGTAGACACTATGCGTGTGGCAGCCGAGGAATATGAGAACTCGCCGAGGGATGTTCAAAACATGGACATGTATGGTAGTGATGCTCAAGTAGAAATAAGGAGGCTTTACAAGAGACTGGAGTCCCTTGAGGTTGATAGGGAGTCGATACGAAAGACCTTGATTTCTATGGGTGCTGATAAGGCACCGGCAGTCTTGCTCCAAGAAATTGCTCAACAGTTACGTGAGGACGTGGTTCCTGAGAAGAAGAGTATCAAGGACCAATCATTTTTCAGAAGGTTCTCAATCATGCTAGCTTTTAAG ATCGTCATGTCATTTGTGTTTAAGAGGAAGAAACCTACTCAAATCAG GCATAGTTTTGGGGTATCTGCCAACAACGCTGGTTTACTGCTGCTTTTACACAAGTCTTCTCATGCGACGAGTCAGTGGCATCTTGCAAGAATTCAAGGAAAATTTCCAACTTTTGCTGCACGACATGAGCATCTAGAGCTTGACCTCAGCATGTAA
- the LOC122011980 gene encoding beta-glucosidase BoGH3B-like: protein MKILQSLLLIILTLTCWEMVVVAEYMKYKDPKQPLNVRIRDLLGRMTLAEKIGQMSQIERENATANPGALKTYFIGSVLSGGGSVPSPQASAETWVDMVNGIQKVALSTRLGIPIIYGIDAVHGHNNVYRATVFPHNVGLGATRDPALVKRIGAATALEVRATGIPYVFAPCVAVCRDPRWGRCYESYSEDPKVVQAMTEIIPGLQGDMPPNSRGTPFVAGKRNVAACAKHYVGDGGTYKGINENDTIISQHGLLSIHMPPYYSAISKGVSTVMVSFSSWNGVKMHANHFLITDFLKNTLHFRGFVISDWGAIDRITNPPFSNYTYSVQTSILAGIDMVMIPYAYTDFITDLTYLVQKNFIPISRIDDAVRRILRVKFSMGLFENPYADPSLADQLGKQEHHDLAREAVRKSLVLLKNGKSANDPILPLPKKAKKVLVAGSHADNLGYQCGGWTITWQGESGNNLTTGTTILNAVRLTVDPSTPVVYSENPESDFVKYNRFSYAIVVVGEKPYAESFGDNLNLTIPSPGPSVIQNVCSNVKCVVILVSGRPLVIEPYIGKMDAVVAAWLPGTEGQGVADVLFGDYGFSGKLPRTWFKSVNQLPMNFGDPHYDPLFPYGFGLNTEPLKGN, encoded by the exons ATGAAGATATTGCAAAGCCTTCTGCTCATTATTTTGACATTAACATGCTGGGAGATGGTTGTCGTAGCAGAGTATATGAAGTACAAGGACCCTAAGCAACCATTAAATGTTCGAATCAGGGATTTACTTGGTCGAATGACTCTTGCTGAGAAAATTGGTCAGATGTCACAGATTGAGAGAGAAAATGCGACGGCAAATCCTGGTGCCTTAAAGACCTACTTCATAG GTAGTGTTTTGAGTGGAGGAGGTAGTGTGCCTTCTCCTCAAGCTTCTGCTGAGACATGGGTGGACATGGTCAATGGCATCCAAAAGGTTGCTCTCTCTACTCGTTTGGGGATCCCAATAATTTATGGTATTGATGCTGTTCATGGTCACAACAATGTCTACAGAGCCACTGTGTTTCCACATAATGTTGGACTGGGAGCGACTAG GGATCCTGCACTAGTGAAGAGAATTGGTGCAGCTACTGCTCTTGAAGTTAGAGCAACTGGAATTCCATATGTATTTGCCCCATGTGTGGCG GTTTGTAGAGATCCGAGATGGGGACGGTGTTACGAAAGCTACAGCGAAGATCCAAAGGTTGTTCAAGCAATGACTGAAATCATCCCTGGCTTACAGGGAGATATGCCACCAAATTCTCGAGGAACTCCTTTTGTTGCTGGAAA AAGAAATGTTGCTGCCTGTGCTAAGCATTATGTAGGCGATGGTGGAACATACAAAGGAATCAATGAAAATGACACCATTATCAGTCAACATGGACTACTCAGTATCCACATGCCTCCTTATTACAGTGCCATCTCTAAAGGTGTATCCACAGTGATGGTTTCCTTCTCAAGTTGGAACGGTGTGAAGATGCATGCCAACCATTTTCTGATCACTGACTTTCTTAAAAACACTCTCCATTTCAGG GGATTTGTAATCTCAGATTGGGGAGCTATTGACAGGATAACTAACCCACCATTTTCAAATTACACCTACTCAGTCCAGACTTCAATCCTTGCTGGTATTGACATG GTAATGATTCCATATGCCTATACAGACTTCATTACTGATCTGACCTACCTGGTCCAGAAGAATTTTATACCCATTAGTCGAATAGATGATGCCGTGCGTAGGATTCTTCGCGTCAAGTTCAGCATGGGCTTGTTTGAGAATCCATATGCTGATCCCAGTTTAGCAGATCAGCTCGGCAAACAA GAACACCATGATCTAGCGAGGGAAGCGGTGAGGAAATCACTTGTGCTCCTGAAAAATGGCAAGTCTGCAAATGACCCAATTCTGCCTCTACCGAAGAAGGCGAAGAAAGTCCTTGTCGCAGGTAGCCATGCTGACAATTTGGGTTATCAGTGTGGAGGGTGGACAATTACTTGGCAAGGGGAGAGTGGAAACAATCTTACAACTG GAACGACGATTCTTAATGCTGTCCGGTTAACTGTTGATCCGAGCACCCCAGTGGTCTATTCCGAGAACCCTGAGTCAGACTTCGTCAAGTACAACCGATTCTCCTACGCAATAGTGGTGGTCGGAGAGAAGCCATATGCCGAATCCTTTGGAGACAATCTGAACCTTACCATTCCTTCCCCCGGTCCGAGTGTGATTCAAAATGTGTGCAGCAATGTCAAATGCGTCGTCATTCTAGTCTCCGGGAGGCCGCTGGTGATCGAGCCATACATTGGCAAGATGGATGCTGTGGTGGCTGCATGGCTTCCTGGCACAGAAGGCCAAGGTGTTGCAGATGTGCTTTTTGGCGACTATGGCTTCTCAGGCAAACTTCCCCGGACATGGTTCAAATCTGTGAATCAACTGCCTATGAACTTTGGTGATCCACATTATGACCCTCTCTTCCCTTATGGCTTTGGCCTTAATACAGAGCCACTGAAGGGAAATTAG